The window ACGCGCCCGGTTGCGATCAATGTACGGGTTGTCTGCGCCACCCACTGCGACCTGGAACAGCGGGTGCGCGAGGGACGCTTTCGGGCCGATCTGTTTTTCCGGCTGGCGGTACTGCGGCTGTCGTTACCGCCGCTGCGCGAACGCAGTGCAGACGTGGTGGCGCTGGCCGAGTGGTCGCTCAAGAATGCGCTGGCGGCGCTGGGCGCGCGGCCGCATCCCAATCTGCATGCGGAGATGGCGGGCTGCGCGCCGCTGCTGGAGCGCTACGGCTGGCCGGGAAATGTGCGCGAACTGCGCAACCTGATGGAACGGGTGGCGCTGTTTCTGGCGGCCGAGCCTTTGCAGGCATTGACGCCGGCGTTTGTGCTGTCGGTTGCGCCGGAATTGGGCCGGGACATTCAGGCGGCGCTGGCCGTGCAGGTGCCGGCGGCCGAAACGGTGGAGCAGGTTTTAGCGCGTTTCGGCGGCCGGCGCGACGAGGCGGCCGCGCATCTGGGCATCAGCCGGACCACGTTGTGGCGCAAGCTTAAATTGGGTTCCCGCCTGCGCGGGAACGACGGAATATAGGTGTGCGGGTTCCACCTCTCATTGAACCGCGCGTGACTTGAGCAAATCGCATCAGAATTCGTATATCGAAGCATAAAATCATTCGTTCCAATGCCGTAAAGACGCGCCTATGATCCGCCCTTTTTCCGCCGGAGCGGCTGCCCACGAGGCTGCCGGAACCGGCTTTCGGAGGTTCTCATGTCATCTACAACGCAGCCCGCCCTGTTTTCCCTGATCGGCAACACCCCGCTGATCGAAGTGACCCGCATCGACACCGGCCCGTGCCGCCTGTTCCTCAAACTCGAATCGCAAAACCCCGGCGGCTCCATCAAGGACCGCATCGGGCGCGCCATGATCGAAGCGGCTGAAGCCGACGGCAGCCTGAAACCCGGTGGCGTCGTGGTCGAAGCCACCGCCGGCAATACGGGCCTCGGCCTGGCCCTGGTCGCGCGCCTGAAAGGCTACCGCGTGGTGCTGGTCGTGCCCGACAAAATGGCGATCGAAAAAAATCCTGCACCTCAAAGCCTTGGGCGCCGAAATCCACCTGACCCGCTCCGATGTCGGCAAGGGTCATCCGGAGTATTACCAGGATTACGCGGCGCGCCTGGCGCGCGAGATTCCCGGCTCGTGGTTTGCCGACCAGTTCAACAACCCGGCCAACCCGCTCGCACACCAGACTACTACCGGCCCGGAGCTGTGGGAGCAGACCGGCCACGACATCGACGCCATCGTGGTCGGCGTCGGCTCGTCCGGTACCCTGAGCGGTCTGTCGCGCTATTTTGAAACGGTGCAGCCCGACCTGGAATTCGTGCTGGCCGATCCCGAGGGTTCGATCCTGGCCGACTACATCAACACCGGCGTGCTGCGCGACGACGCCGGCTCGTGGGCGGTGGAAGGCATCGGCGAAGACTTCATTCCCGCCATCGCCGACCTGTCGCGCGTGAAAAGCGCCTACACCATCAGCGATGAAGACAGCTTCGGCAGCGCGCGCATGCTGCTGCGCGAAGAAGGCATCCTGGCCGGTTCGTCCAGCGGCACCCTGCTGGCTGCCGCGCTGCGCTACTGCCGCGCGCAGACGACGCCGAAAAACGTGGTTACTTTTGTCTGCGACACCGGCACGCGCTACCTGACCAAGGTGTACAGCGACGGCTGGATGGTCGACCAGGGCCTGCTGCAGCGCCCTGCCCTGGGCGACCTGCGCGACCTGATCGGCCGCCGCTTCGACGATGGCGACGTGGTCACCGTGGCGCCGTCCGACACGCTGCTCACGGCGTTCAACCGCATGCGCAGCGCCGACCTGGCGCAGCTGCCGGTGATCGACAATGGCCGCCTGGCCGGCATCCTCGACGAGTCGGACCTGCTGCTGCATGTGACGGGCGACGCCACCCGCTTTCGCGACCAGGTCGGCAGCACCATGACATCCGAACTGCAGACATTGCGCCCATCCGCCAGCATGGCCGACCTGCGCGATATACTCGACCGCGGCCTGACTGCCGTGATCAGCGACGAAGGCCATTTTTACGGCCTGATTACCCGCTTCGACCTTCTTAACCACTTGCGCAGGACCCTATCGTGAATAAACCCGTGACCGACTCCACCAGCAAAAAACACCTCTCCACGCGCGTGATCCATGGCGGCCAGTCGCCCGATCCGTCGACCGGCGCGGTCATGCCGCCGATCTACGCCACCTCCACCTACGTGCAGGAAAGCCCGGGCGTGCACAAGGGCCTCGATTACGGCCGTTCGCACAACCCGACCCGCTGGGCGCTGGAGCGCTGGGTGGCCGACCTGGAAGGCGGCGCGCAGGCGTTCGCCTTCGCCTCCGGCCTGGCCGCCATTTCGACCGTGCTGGAACTGGCCGACGCCGGCTCGCACATCATCGCCGGCGACGATATGTACGGCGGCACCTACCGCCTGTTCGAGCGCGTGCGCCGGCGCAGCGCGGGCCACGATTTTACGTATGTGGACCTGACCGATCCGGCCGCCCTGCTGGCGGCGCTGCGTCCGGAAACGCGCATGGTGTGGGTCGAAACGCCGACCAACCCGATGCTCAAGCTGGCCGACCTGAAAGCCATCGGCGACATCTGCCGCGCGCGCGGCATCATTTCGGTGTGCGACAACACCTTCGCCAGTCCGATCGTCCAGCGTCCGCTGGAACTGGGCATGGACATCGTGGTGCACTCGACGACCAAGTACATGAACGGCCATTCGGATGTCATCGGCGGCATTGCCGTGGTGGGCGCTGGCGAGCATCAGGCGGCATGGGCCGAGCAGCTGGGCTTTTTGCAAAATTCGGTGGGGGCGATCCAGGGCCCGTTCGACAGCTTCCTGGTCCTGCGCGGCATCAAGACGCTGGCGCTGCGCCTGGAACGCCACTGCGCCAGCGCGCTGGACCTGGCCGAATGGCTGGAGAAAGAGCCGAAGGTCGGCCGGGTGTACTACCCGGGCCTGGCATCGCATCCGCAGCACGCACTGGCCAAGCGCCAGATGAACGGCTTCGGCGGCATCATCTCGCTGCAGCTCAATACCGACCTGGCCGGCGCGCGCCGCTTCCTGGAACGCTGCGAAGTGTTCACCCTGGCCGAGAGCCTGGGCGGCGTCGAAAGCCTGATCGAGCACCCTGCCCTCATGACGCATGCGACCATTCCGCCGGCGCAGCGCGCGCTACTGGGCATCAGCGATGGGCTGGTGCGCCTGTCGGTCGGCGTGGAGCACGTGGAAGACCTGCGCGGCGACTTGCGCGCCGCGCTCGCGGCAATCTGAGGTTTCTCAGCTGCCGGCATCGCCCTCGCAGATGAAGGCGGTGCCGCGCGTGCAGCCGATCAGTGGCTGCGCACCTGGCCGGCGGCCTGCTGGACGTGCACCAGCACGAACTGGCCGGCCTTGAGCGGCGCGAAGCCGACGGTGATGTTGACCACCCCGTGCTCGACATCGTCCTGCGTGGTCGTCTCCGGCCCGCAGCTGACAAAAAAGGCTTCGTGCGGCGCCTTGCCCTGGAACGCGCCCTGGCGGAACAGGCCGACCATGAAGGTGTGGATGCTCAGGCGGACCTGGGCCCATAACTGGTCGTCGTTCGGTTCGAACATCACCCAGCGCGTGCCGCGCACCAGACTCTCTTCGATAAACAGCGCGGTGCGCCGCACCGGCATGCATTTGCACTGCGCGCCATCGGGGTCGTCGTCGTGCAGGGTGCGCGCGCCCCACACAATGCGCCCCGCCCCCGGCATGCTGCGCAGGCAGTTGATGCCGAGCGGGTTGAGCATGGCGCTGTCGCTGTCGCTCACCGGCACGCTCAGTGCCGGCACGCCCACCAGCGTCGTATCCATGCCGACCGGCGCCTTCCACACGCCGCGCTGGTGATCGGTGCGGGCGATAATGCCGGCCACCGCGCCGCACGGCACCAGTCGCGTGAGCCGGCCGCCGCGCTGGTCGACCGGCTGCAGCAGGCGCGGGAAGAACAGCGCGGCATTGCGGCTGCTGGTGCCAAGCGCGGCGACGCCTTCGACGGCGTTGTCGACGTTGTTCCAGGCGGGCGGCGGATCGACCAGGAACATGGCGCGGCGCCGCTCGCAATAGGCGGCCGCTTCGGCCACCAGCGCATCGTCGACGCCGCCGTCGAGCAGGTCGCCGCCGTTGTCGAGGTACGGCGGAATGCACAGCAGATTAAACAGGTCGGCCCGCGCCAGCGCATACAGCCCGGCCCGGGCGGCCAGCTTGCCGCTGCCGATGAACTCCGCCAGGGTGAGCGGCAGTTCGTCGGCCGCGCGGTCGGCCGCGCTCACGCGGGTATTGCTGGTCGCGCCGCTGTCCCAGGCGTCGCCGTGCTCGCCCGCGGGACGCGGATCGCAGGCCGGGCGTTCGGCGGGCAGGCTGCCGTTCATCGTCACCAGGCGCGAAATGCTGCGCAGGACCAGGTCGACCCGGCGCGGGTGGGATGCGCCCACCGACACATTGCGAAATACCTCCACGTGGCCGGTGACGCTGTCGCGCACCGACAGGTTGAAGCTGTGCGGGTCGCCCGAGAGCAGCTCGTGGTCGACGCGCGCCTGCAGCGCATTGCCCCAGGCGCCGGGATCGCGTGCCTGCAGCGTCAGGGCGCCGGCGCGCAGGATGGCGTGGCTGCGCACCACGCCGTGCTGCGGCGCCGGCGCGCGGTACAGGCGCACGATGACGGCTTTGCCGCCGCCATTCAAAAAGAAATCGCGGACGGCGTAGCCCAGGGAGCTGTCGCCCCACAGGCCGCCGAACTGGCGTTTGAATTCGGCGAAACTGGCGATGGCGACCGGTTCGTCGACCGGGCCGCGCAAGGCGCGTCCGACAAATGCGGTGACCGACGTGGCCACACCGGCAATCGGATGCAGCGCGGCGGATAGCTGCTCGGGAGCGGCGCTGGCGTAGCTCAGTGCGGCATGCATGGAGACCTCCTGTTTCGTATTTACATTTACAGCGGCCGTAATTCGCCGCGACCTAGCTATTAGATGCTTCCTGAAAACGATACCTTTGACATTTATCAATAGAGCTAGCGAACTCGGCAATAGTCTTGCGCTATAGGCTTGACAACGCTGCAAACGGAATCAAAACCCGGCGTATTAATGAAACTTAGGCAACGTTTTGGTGCACACACGGTGTGCGTGTTTGCCCACCAACGTTGAGAAATCTATGCAAGACGGGTTAATCCGGCGCTATTAGTCTGGATAAGCTGGCATGCGATGTGCAGATAACCATGCAGATAAGTTGTTTATCCGACAAATGGTGCTGCCATGCATTGCACCATAAAGGATTCGATTGATGACCACGACCGTTCAGATCACCCTCGCCGACCGGGAACACAGGCTTTGGCACTGATGTCGTACTTGCATGTGATATTGCGCCGCTAGCAAGACCGGGTGACCGCTATCGAATATATGCACATCGATCCGGCTTATTGCCGTCATGTGCCGGGATTGGCCACCGCCAGGGAAACCGGCGACGTGCGGCTGATCGGCGCGCATTTGCAAGGCATCGATGCTGGCGAGGCGGGATTGTACGTGGCGACGCTCAAAACGCCGTTGCTGGCACGCGCGCCGCCGGCCCAGCCCATGCCAGCACCGGCGGCGGCCGAGGCGCCGAGGCGCGCTGCGGCAGCCCAGAGCGCGCCTGCCGCCGCCCTGCAAAGCGATGTCGGGCGCCTGCGCTGAGGGCCATTTGCCGCAGCCATAAAAAAAGCCCGCATCGTCTGCGGGCTTTTTGCTTGCTGCCGGTGCTTATTCGATTTCGACCGTTTCCGGTGCCGCCGGTGGAGGAGCAGCGTCGGACTCGGGGAATTCGAGCGTGACCGCATCTTTCTCGTCCATGTCGACCGTGACCCGGCCGCCGCTGACCAGGCGGCCGAACAGCAGTTCGTCGGCCAGCGCCTTGCGGATCATGTCCTGGATCAGGCGCGCCATCGGCCGTGCACCCATCTGCGGATCGAACCCTTTCTTCGCGAGGAACTTGCGCAGTTTCTCGGTGAAGATGGCTTCGACCTTCTTCTCGTGCAGCTGTTCTTCCAGCTGCATGAGGAACTTGTCGACCACGCGCAGGATGATTTCTTCGTCCAGTGCGCGGAAGCTGATGGTGGCGTCGATCCGGTTGCGGAACTCCGGCGTGAACATGCGCTTGATGTCGGCCATCTCGTCGCCCGCCGCCTTGGAGTCGGTAAAGCCCATCGAGCGTTTGGTCAGGCTTTCGGCGCCGGCATTGGTCGTCATGATGATGATCACGTTGCGGAAGTCCGCCTTGCGGCCATTGTTATCGGTCAGCGTGCCATGGTCCATCACCTGCAGCAGGATATTGAAGATATCCGGATGCGCTTTCTCGATCTCGTCGAGCAGCAGCACCGCGTGCGGCTTCTTGGTGATGGCTTCGGTCAGCAAACCACCCTGGTCGAAACCGACGTAGCCCGGCGGCGCGCCGATCAGGCGGCTGACGGCGTGGCGTTCCATGTACTCCGACATGTCGAAGCGAATCAGCTCGATGCCGAGGATGAAGGCCAGCTGCTTGGCCACCTCGGTCTTGCCGACGCCCGTGGGGCCGGAGAACAGGAAGGAACCGATCGGCTTGTCGGTCTTGCCCAGGCCGGCACGCGCCATCTTGATCGCCGACGACAGCGCATCGATGGCAGGCTCCTGGCCGAACACGACGTTGCGCAGGTCGCGGTCAATGGTCTGCAGCTTGCTGCGGTCGTCCTGGTTGACGGTTTGCGGCGGGATGCGCGCGATCTTGGCGATGATGTCCTCGATCTCGGCCTTGCCGATGGTTTTCTTTTGCTTCGACTTCGGCAAGATACGTTGCGCCGCGCCGGCTTCGTCGATGACGTCGATCGCCTTGTCGGGCAGATGACGGTCGTTGATGAAGCGCGCCGCCAGTTCGGCCGCGGTGGAGAGCGCCGACGACGAATACTTCACGCCATGGTGCTCTTCGAAGCGCGACTTGAGGCCGCGCAGGATCTGCACGGTCTGTTCGACGGTCGGCTCGTTGACGTCGACCTTCTGGAAGCGGCGCGACAGCGCGTGGTCTTTCTCGAACACACCGCGAAATTCCGTGTACGTGGTCGCGCCGATGCACTTGAGCTGGCCATTGGCGAGCGCCGGCTTGAGCAGGTTGGACGCGTCGAGCGTGCCGCCCGATGCGGAACCGGCGCCGATGATCGTGTGGATCTCGTCGATGAACAGGATGCCGTGCGGCGTTTCCTTGAGCTGCTTGAGCACGGCCTTGAGGCGCTGCTCGAAGTCGCCGCGGTACTTGGTGCCGGCCAGCAGCGCGCCCATGTCGAGCGAATACACGATGGCATTCTGCAAGATCTCGGGCACTTCTTCCTGCGTGATGCGCCATGCCAGGCCTTCGGCGATCGCGGTCTTGCCGACCCCGGCTTCACCGACGAGCAGCGGATTGTTCTTGCGGCGGCGGCAAAGAATCTGGATGACGCGGTCCACTTCGTCCTCGCGGCCGATCAGCGGATCGATCTTGCCCTCGGCAGCGGCCTTGTTCAGGTTCTGCGTGAACTGGTCGAGCGGACTTTCCTTGGCCTGGCCTTCGACCTGCGCCTCTTCCACGCCTTCGGACGTTTTTTGCGAGTCGACCTGCTGGTCCTTGCGCACACCGTGCGAAATGAAGTTGACCACGTCGAGGCGGGTCACGCCCTGCTGGTGCAGGTAGTAGACCGCGTGCGAGTCTTTTTCGCCGAAGATCGCCACCAGCACGTTGGCGCCGGTGACTTCCTTCTTGCCGTTCGATGCGGACTGAACGTGCATGATGGCGCGTTGAATCACGCGCTGGAAGCCCAGGGTCGGCTGCGTGTCCACCTCGCCCGTGCCAGGCACGGTCGGGGTGTTGTCGCCGATGAAGTTGGTCAGCGTTTTGCGCAGGTCTTCAATGTTGACAGCACAGGCACGCAACACTTCCGCGGCCGATGGATTGTCCAGAAGCGCCAGCAGCAAATGCTCAACGGTGATGAATTCATGCCGTGCTTGCCGAGCTTCGACAAAGG of the Massilia violaceinigra genome contains:
- a CDS encoding trans-sulfuration enzyme family protein, with the translated sequence MNKPVTDSTSKKHLSTRVIHGGQSPDPSTGAVMPPIYATSTYVQESPGVHKGLDYGRSHNPTRWALERWVADLEGGAQAFAFASGLAAISTVLELADAGSHIIAGDDMYGGTYRLFERVRRRSAGHDFTYVDLTDPAALLAALRPETRMVWVETPTNPMLKLADLKAIGDICRARGIISVCDNTFASPIVQRPLELGMDIVVHSTTKYMNGHSDVIGGIAVVGAGEHQAAWAEQLGFLQNSVGAIQGPFDSFLVLRGIKTLALRLERHCASALDLAEWLEKEPKVGRVYYPGLASHPQHALAKRQMNGFGGIISLQLNTDLAGARRFLERCEVFTLAESLGGVESLIEHPALMTHATIPPAQRALLGISDGLVRLSVGVEHVEDLRGDLRAALAAI
- a CDS encoding phage tail sheath family protein — translated: MHAALSYASAAPEQLSAALHPIAGVATSVTAFVGRALRGPVDEPVAIASFAEFKRQFGGLWGDSSLGYAVRDFFLNGGGKAVIVRLYRAPAPQHGVVRSHAILRAGALTLQARDPGAWGNALQARVDHELLSGDPHSFNLSVRDSVTGHVEVFRNVSVGASHPRRVDLVLRSISRLVTMNGSLPAERPACDPRPAGEHGDAWDSGATSNTRVSAADRAADELPLTLAEFIGSGKLAARAGLYALARADLFNLLCIPPYLDNGGDLLDGGVDDALVAEAAAYCERRRAMFLVDPPPAWNNVDNAVEGVAALGTSSRNAALFFPRLLQPVDQRGGRLTRLVPCGAVAGIIARTDHQRGVWKAPVGMDTTLVGVPALSVPVSDSDSAMLNPLGINCLRSMPGAGRIVWGARTLHDDDPDGAQCKCMPVRRTALFIEESLVRGTRWVMFEPNDDQLWAQVRLSIHTFMVGLFRQGAFQGKAPHEAFFVSCGPETTTQDDVEHGVVNITVGFAPLKAGQFVLVHVQQAAGQVRSH
- the clpA gene encoding ATP-dependent Clp protease ATP-binding subunit ClpA, coding for MIAQELEVSLHMAFVEARQARHEFITVEHLLLALLDNPSAAEVLRACAVNIEDLRKTLTNFIGDNTPTVPGTGEVDTQPTLGFQRVIQRAIMHVQSASNGKKEVTGANVLVAIFGEKDSHAVYYLHQQGVTRLDVVNFISHGVRKDQQVDSQKTSEGVEEAQVEGQAKESPLDQFTQNLNKAAAEGKIDPLIGREDEVDRVIQILCRRRKNNPLLVGEAGVGKTAIAEGLAWRITQEEVPEILQNAIVYSLDMGALLAGTKYRGDFEQRLKAVLKQLKETPHGILFIDEIHTIIGAGSASGGTLDASNLLKPALANGQLKCIGATTYTEFRGVFEKDHALSRRFQKVDVNEPTVEQTVQILRGLKSRFEEHHGVKYSSSALSTAAELAARFINDRHLPDKAIDVIDEAGAAQRILPKSKQKKTIGKAEIEDIIAKIARIPPQTVNQDDRSKLQTIDRDLRNVVFGQEPAIDALSSAIKMARAGLGKTDKPIGSFLFSGPTGVGKTEVAKQLAFILGIELIRFDMSEYMERHAVSRLIGAPPGYVGFDQGGLLTEAITKKPHAVLLLDEIEKAHPDIFNILLQVMDHGTLTDNNGRKADFRNVIIIMTTNAGAESLTKRSMGFTDSKAAGDEMADIKRMFTPEFRNRIDATISFRALDEEIILRVVDKFLMQLEEQLHEKKVEAIFTEKLRKFLAKKGFDPQMGARPMARLIQDMIRKALADELLFGRLVSGGRVTVDMDEKDAVTLEFPESDAAPPPAAPETVEIE